The following proteins are encoded in a genomic region of Scylla paramamosain isolate STU-SP2022 chromosome 40, ASM3559412v1, whole genome shotgun sequence:
- the LOC135092685 gene encoding endosome/lysosome-associated apoptosis and autophagy regulator family member 2-like isoform X3, with protein sequence MGLKLTWGNLLTFLITVWVTYTCALRTCQPDDFHYEFTECDTSGGRWRVSVPATNTCEGGNPRPPRRTQGCSVSCDPGWYFNVGELECAPCPNGTYSLGGGVRYDSWQVLPTGFTAYTEVFRSAFFFKGRRHGDLNCSEYGWQTKGDVIASKGGPCAAFLMYTVKLVKPGAVTYVYQYTDEDIIFEFEAQDEECQIITEREGAKWPPLTPEGQWKKRTLTLDPGVYVLHWKTIGIEVHGPSRPVLIKSVHISGVAHSSECSPCPEGTFSGPAASECQECQENTYSPRRSSTCEMCNSVTEYAPKRSGKCLPRPPCTSSDYYEVDSACNEKNQTYAVYKWVEPMVCRQSLEGSVSLPPSGKMKPCPPCNAGMHYIPGQGCMFCPRNHFGDGVSPCQACPPNTAPNYGYQYQWWTTLPPNMASTCMSYDDVGCSSPYGWQEAGDHIHTRRGNVDDAYLVLSLKVWGFRGREGFVGGRLMEVGRISFTFELSCTSDCQFVFMEASSKNDAKPLQVWTGSQPRQFYSYLITRNDSYSFSWSFQKVPWEESSIKPRGSLRLFETDVAKIFNINVSNTVEGGASSCLPCFQAQAAAGCIPCPAGHYIEKNSTECTPCPPNTVVTDPLPYGPESCLPCGPGLVAPDHLSCGAQCHLKVGNYTYDLTNISSPRSLTAGTLFTSSGTKFYHVFNISICGNTTVNCSNNISYSLDGEPASNTVISRVCRFTLVPGVEGVIEGGHTGKLATQSVSLGDHLVGYSTNTTLMNISVIDEFINPYPAVSPDLHFFYTAPQSTRACPSGRATTLTLRCDPEQPGSGKVVLPTQCPDGTCDGCNFHFLWSSAYACRQCAYEDLTTVHGECVQGFQKVHYITPSHCRHEHAKEGRLVPCSVRLSFLVEVIVLSAVCVALLPCLLLFCLWKKNQRLEYKYMKLVAKESSKDGMMELPPAESCALDDGEEEEVQFSKQPPRGLLGKFKQHKVVATEGRGLLMDSHAPLTLTSKDQLT encoded by the exons ATGGGGCTGAAACTCACCTGGGGGAACCTGCTGACCTTCCTCATTACTGTGTGGGTCACCTACACCTGCGCCCTTCGTACCTGTCAGCCG GATGACTTTCACTATGAATTCACTGAGTGCGACACGTCAGGGGGCCGGTGGAGGGTGAGTGTGCCTGCCACCAACACCTGTGAGGGGGGAAACCCACGGCCACCAAGGAGGACTCAGGGATGCA GTGTTTCATGTGATCCTGGCTGGTACTTCAATGTGGGAGAGCTGGAGTGTGCGCCCTGCCCCAATGGTACCTACTCACTCGGGGGTGGTGTGCGGTATGACTCCTGGCAGGTCCTTCCTACTGGATTCACAGCTTACACTGAGGTCTTTCGGTCAGCCTTTTTCTTCAAGGGCCGGAGACATGGGGACCTAAACtgtagtga ATATGGCTGGCAAACCAAGGGTGATGTCATCGCTAGCAAGGGAGGGCCCTGTGCTGCCTTTCTTATGTACACTGTCAAGTTAGTCAAGCCTGGAGCTGTCACTTATGTCTACCAATACACCGATGAGGATATTATCTTTGAATTTGAG GCCCAAGATGAGGAGTGTCAGATCATCACAGAAAGGGAGGGTGCTAAGTGGCCACCCCTCACCCCTGAAGGACAGTGGAAGAAGAGGACCCTGACGCTAGACCCTGGTGTGTATGTGCTGCATTGGAAGACCATTGGCATTGAGGTACATGGACCATCAAGACCTGTGCTGATCAAGAGTGTGCATATTAGTG GCGTGGCCCACTCATCAGAATGCTCGCCATGTCCTGAGGGAACATTCAGTGGGCCGGCAGCCTCAGAGTGTCAGGAATGCCAAGAAAACACCTACTCCCCTCGCCGTTCCTCTACTTGTGAAATGTGCAACAGTGTGACTGAGTATGCACCGAAGCGATCTGGGAAGTGTCTGCCGCGGCCCCCCTGCACCTCCAGTGACTACTATGAGGTGGACTCTGCTTGTAATGAGAagaaccag ACCTATGCAGTGTACAAGTGGGTGGAGCCAATGGTGTGCCGGCAGTCACTGGAGGGCTCCGTGTCGCTGCCCCCCTCAGGCAAGATGAAGCCCTGCCCACCCTGTAATGCTGGCATGCACTACATTCCTGGCCAAG GGTGTATGTTCTGCCCTCGGAACCACTTTGGGGATGGTGTGTCGCCCTGCCAGGCCTGCCCCCCCAACACCGCCCCCAACTATGGCTACCAGTACCAGTGGTGGACTACCCTACCCCCCAACATGGCCTCCACATGCATGTCCTATGATG ATGTCGGATGCAGCAGTCCATATGGATGGCAAGAGGCGGGTGACCACATCCACACCAGGAGAGGAAATGTGGATGATGCGTATCTGGTGCTCAGTCTCAAG GTGTGGGGTTTCCGAGGGCGTGAAGGATTTGTAGGAGGCAGGCTGATGGAAGTAGGACGCATATCCTTTACCTTTGAGCTGTCCTGCACTTCGGACTGTCAGTTTGTCTTCATGGAG GCCTCAAGTAAGAATGATGCCAAACCCCTGCAAGTGTGGACAGGCTCACAGCCCAGGCAGTTCTACAGTTATCTTATCACCCGTAACGATTCCTACAGCTTCTCCTGGTCATTCCAAAAG GTGCCTTGGGAGGAGAGTTCCATCAAGCCCCGGGGGTCACTGCGACTCTTTGAAACTGATGTGGCCAAGATCTTCAATATAAATGTTTCGAACACTGTGGAGGGAGGTGCCTCTAGCTGTCTGCCTTGcttccag GCACAGGCAGCAGCAGGGTGCATACCATGTCCTGCGGGTCACTACATAGAGAAAAACAGTACTGAGTGCACCCCCTGCCCCCCCAACACTGTGGTGACTGACCCCCTCCCTTACGGCCCGGAGTCCTGCCTGCCCTGTGGCCCTGGATTGGTGGCCCCCGATCACCTCTCCTGTGGTGCGCAGTGTCACCTCAAAGTGGGGAATTATACCTATGACCTCACAAATATCAGCAG CCCCAGGAGCCTGACAGCGggcaccctcttcacctcctctggCACCAAGTTCTACCACGTATTCAACATTTCCATCTGCGGCAACACCACTGTCAACTGTTCTAACAATATCTCCTACTCACTGGACGGAGAACCTGCATCCAACACA GTGATATCCCGAGTGTGCCGCTTCACCCTGGTGCCGGGAGTGGAGGGGGTGATAGAGGGAGGCCACACAGGCAAGCTGGCCACACAGTCAGTATCCCTGGGTGACCATCTGGTAGGGtactccaccaacaccaccctcATGAACATCTCTGTCATCGATGAGTTCATCAACCCCTACCCAGCAGTGTCCCCTGACCTCCACTTCTTCTACACCGCACCTCA GTCAACGAGGGCATGTCCCAGTGGGCGGGCGACAACCCTGACCCTGCGGTGTGACCCTGAGCAGCCAGGGTCAGGAAAGGTGGTGCTGCCTACCCAATGCCCAGATGGGACTTGTGACGGCTGCAACTTTCACTTCCTGTGGTCATCTGCCTACGCCTGCCGCCAGTGTGCCTATGAAGACCtaac cacggTGCATGGGGAGTGTGTGCAGGGATTCCAGAAGGTGCATTACATCACACCCAGCCACTGCCGGCATGAACACGCCAAGGAGGGTCGTCTTGTGCCCTGCTCTGTGCGCCTCTCCTTCCTGgtggag gtgaTTGTGctgagtgctgtgtgtgtggcgcTGCTGCCATGCCTCCTGCTGTTCTGCCTGTGGAAGAAGAACCAGCGTTTGGAATACAAGTACATGAAGCTGGTGGCCAAGGAGTCatccaag gaCGGCATGATGGAGCTGCCACCGGCTGAGTCGTGTGCGCTGgatgacggggaggaggaggaggtgcagttCAGCAAGCAACCCCCAAGAGGTTTGCTGGGGAAGTTCAAACAGCATAAAGTTGTG GCTACAGAGGGCCGTGGCTTGCTGATGGACTCTCATGCacccctcactctcacctccaAGGACCAGCTCACCTGA
- the LOC135092685 gene encoding endosome/lysosome-associated apoptosis and autophagy regulator family member 2-like isoform X2 codes for MGLKLTWGNLLTFLITVWVTYTCALRTCQPDDFHYEFTECDTSGGRWRVSVPATNTCEGGNPRPPRRTQGCSVSCDPGWYFNVGELECAPCPNGTYSLGGGVRYDSWQVLPTGFTAYTEVFRSAFFFKGRRHGDLNCSEYGWQTKGDVIASKGGPCAAFLMYTVKLVKPGAVTYVYQYTDEDIIFEFEAQDEECQIITEREGAKWPPLTPEGQWKKRTLTLDPGVYVLHWKTIGIEVHGPSRPVLIKSVHISGVAHSSECSPCPEGTFSGPAASECQECQENTYSPRRSSTCEMCNSVTEYAPKRSGKCLPRPPCTSSDYYEVDSACNEKNQTYAVYKWVEPMVCRQSLEGSVSLPPSGKMKPCPPCNAGMHYIPGQGCMFCPRNHFGDGVSPCQACPPNTAPNYGYQYQWWTTLPPNMASTCMSYDDVGCSSPYGWQEAGDHIHTRRGNVDDAYLVLSLKVWGFRGREGFVGGRLMEVGRISFTFELSCTSDCQFVFMEASSKNDAKPLQVWTGSQPRQFYSYLITRNDSYSFSWSFQKVPWEESSIKPRGSLRLFETDVAKIFNINVSNTVEGGASSCLPCFQQAQAAAGCIPCPAGHYIEKNSTECTPCPPNTVVTDPLPYGPESCLPCGPGLVAPDHLSCGAQCHLKVGNYTYDLTNISSPRSLTAGTLFTSSGTKFYHVFNISICGNTTVNCSNNISYSLDGEPASNTVISRVCRFTLVPGVEGVIEGGHTGKLATQSVSLGDHLVGYSTNTTLMNISVIDEFINPYPAVSPDLHFFYTAPQSTRACPSGRATTLTLRCDPEQPGSGKVVLPTQCPDGTCDGCNFHFLWSSAYACRQCAYEDLTTVHGECVQGFQKVHYITPSHCRHEHAKEGRLVPCSVRLSFLVEVIVLSAVCVALLPCLLLFCLWKKNQRLEYKYMKLVAKESSKDGMMELPPAESCALDDGEEEEVQFSKQPPRGLLGKFKQHKVVATEGRGLLMDSHAPLTLTSKDQLT; via the exons ATGGGGCTGAAACTCACCTGGGGGAACCTGCTGACCTTCCTCATTACTGTGTGGGTCACCTACACCTGCGCCCTTCGTACCTGTCAGCCG GATGACTTTCACTATGAATTCACTGAGTGCGACACGTCAGGGGGCCGGTGGAGGGTGAGTGTGCCTGCCACCAACACCTGTGAGGGGGGAAACCCACGGCCACCAAGGAGGACTCAGGGATGCA GTGTTTCATGTGATCCTGGCTGGTACTTCAATGTGGGAGAGCTGGAGTGTGCGCCCTGCCCCAATGGTACCTACTCACTCGGGGGTGGTGTGCGGTATGACTCCTGGCAGGTCCTTCCTACTGGATTCACAGCTTACACTGAGGTCTTTCGGTCAGCCTTTTTCTTCAAGGGCCGGAGACATGGGGACCTAAACtgtagtga ATATGGCTGGCAAACCAAGGGTGATGTCATCGCTAGCAAGGGAGGGCCCTGTGCTGCCTTTCTTATGTACACTGTCAAGTTAGTCAAGCCTGGAGCTGTCACTTATGTCTACCAATACACCGATGAGGATATTATCTTTGAATTTGAG GCCCAAGATGAGGAGTGTCAGATCATCACAGAAAGGGAGGGTGCTAAGTGGCCACCCCTCACCCCTGAAGGACAGTGGAAGAAGAGGACCCTGACGCTAGACCCTGGTGTGTATGTGCTGCATTGGAAGACCATTGGCATTGAGGTACATGGACCATCAAGACCTGTGCTGATCAAGAGTGTGCATATTAGTG GCGTGGCCCACTCATCAGAATGCTCGCCATGTCCTGAGGGAACATTCAGTGGGCCGGCAGCCTCAGAGTGTCAGGAATGCCAAGAAAACACCTACTCCCCTCGCCGTTCCTCTACTTGTGAAATGTGCAACAGTGTGACTGAGTATGCACCGAAGCGATCTGGGAAGTGTCTGCCGCGGCCCCCCTGCACCTCCAGTGACTACTATGAGGTGGACTCTGCTTGTAATGAGAagaaccag ACCTATGCAGTGTACAAGTGGGTGGAGCCAATGGTGTGCCGGCAGTCACTGGAGGGCTCCGTGTCGCTGCCCCCCTCAGGCAAGATGAAGCCCTGCCCACCCTGTAATGCTGGCATGCACTACATTCCTGGCCAAG GGTGTATGTTCTGCCCTCGGAACCACTTTGGGGATGGTGTGTCGCCCTGCCAGGCCTGCCCCCCCAACACCGCCCCCAACTATGGCTACCAGTACCAGTGGTGGACTACCCTACCCCCCAACATGGCCTCCACATGCATGTCCTATGATG ATGTCGGATGCAGCAGTCCATATGGATGGCAAGAGGCGGGTGACCACATCCACACCAGGAGAGGAAATGTGGATGATGCGTATCTGGTGCTCAGTCTCAAG GTGTGGGGTTTCCGAGGGCGTGAAGGATTTGTAGGAGGCAGGCTGATGGAAGTAGGACGCATATCCTTTACCTTTGAGCTGTCCTGCACTTCGGACTGTCAGTTTGTCTTCATGGAG GCCTCAAGTAAGAATGATGCCAAACCCCTGCAAGTGTGGACAGGCTCACAGCCCAGGCAGTTCTACAGTTATCTTATCACCCGTAACGATTCCTACAGCTTCTCCTGGTCATTCCAAAAG GTGCCTTGGGAGGAGAGTTCCATCAAGCCCCGGGGGTCACTGCGACTCTTTGAAACTGATGTGGCCAAGATCTTCAATATAAATGTTTCGAACACTGTGGAGGGAGGTGCCTCTAGCTGTCTGCCTTGcttccag caGGCACAGGCAGCAGCAGGGTGCATACCATGTCCTGCGGGTCACTACATAGAGAAAAACAGTACTGAGTGCACCCCCTGCCCCCCCAACACTGTGGTGACTGACCCCCTCCCTTACGGCCCGGAGTCCTGCCTGCCCTGTGGCCCTGGATTGGTGGCCCCCGATCACCTCTCCTGTGGTGCGCAGTGTCACCTCAAAGTGGGGAATTATACCTATGACCTCACAAATATCAGCAG CCCCAGGAGCCTGACAGCGggcaccctcttcacctcctctggCACCAAGTTCTACCACGTATTCAACATTTCCATCTGCGGCAACACCACTGTCAACTGTTCTAACAATATCTCCTACTCACTGGACGGAGAACCTGCATCCAACACA GTGATATCCCGAGTGTGCCGCTTCACCCTGGTGCCGGGAGTGGAGGGGGTGATAGAGGGAGGCCACACAGGCAAGCTGGCCACACAGTCAGTATCCCTGGGTGACCATCTGGTAGGGtactccaccaacaccaccctcATGAACATCTCTGTCATCGATGAGTTCATCAACCCCTACCCAGCAGTGTCCCCTGACCTCCACTTCTTCTACACCGCACCTCA GTCAACGAGGGCATGTCCCAGTGGGCGGGCGACAACCCTGACCCTGCGGTGTGACCCTGAGCAGCCAGGGTCAGGAAAGGTGGTGCTGCCTACCCAATGCCCAGATGGGACTTGTGACGGCTGCAACTTTCACTTCCTGTGGTCATCTGCCTACGCCTGCCGCCAGTGTGCCTATGAAGACCtaac cacggTGCATGGGGAGTGTGTGCAGGGATTCCAGAAGGTGCATTACATCACACCCAGCCACTGCCGGCATGAACACGCCAAGGAGGGTCGTCTTGTGCCCTGCTCTGTGCGCCTCTCCTTCCTGgtggag gtgaTTGTGctgagtgctgtgtgtgtggcgcTGCTGCCATGCCTCCTGCTGTTCTGCCTGTGGAAGAAGAACCAGCGTTTGGAATACAAGTACATGAAGCTGGTGGCCAAGGAGTCatccaag gaCGGCATGATGGAGCTGCCACCGGCTGAGTCGTGTGCGCTGgatgacggggaggaggaggaggtgcagttCAGCAAGCAACCCCCAAGAGGTTTGCTGGGGAAGTTCAAACAGCATAAAGTTGTG GCTACAGAGGGCCGTGGCTTGCTGATGGACTCTCATGCacccctcactctcacctccaAGGACCAGCTCACCTGA
- the LOC135092685 gene encoding endosome/lysosome-associated apoptosis and autophagy regulator family member 2-like isoform X1: MGLKLTWGNLLTFLITVWVTYTCALRTCQPDDFHYEFTECDTSGGRWRVSVPATNTCEGGNPRPPRRTQGCSVSCDPGWYFNVGELECAPCPNGTYSLGGGVRYDSWQVLPTGFTAYTEVFRSAFFFKGRRHGDLNCSEYGWQTKGDVIASKGGPCAAFLMYTVKLVKPGAVTYVYQYTDEDIIFEFEAQDEECQIITEREGAKWPPLTPEGQWKKRTLTLDPGVYVLHWKTIGIEVHGPSRPVLIKSVHISGVAHSSECSPCPEGTFSGPAASECQECQENTYSPRRSSTCEMCNSVTEYAPKRSGKCLPRPPCTSSDYYEVDSACNEKNQTYAVYKWVEPMVCRQSLEGSVSLPPSGKMKPCPPCNAGMHYIPGQGCMFCPRNHFGDGVSPCQACPPNTAPNYGYQYQWWTTLPPNMASTCMSYDDVGCSSPYGWQEAGDHIHTRRGNVDDAYLVLSLKVWGFRGREGFVGGRLMEVGRISFTFELSCTSDCQFVFMEASSKNDAKPLQVWTGSQPRQFYSYLITRNDSYSFSWSFQKVPWEESSIKPRGSLRLFETDVAKIFNINVSNTVEGGASSCLPCFQPHPVTPSPQQAQAAAGCIPCPAGHYIEKNSTECTPCPPNTVVTDPLPYGPESCLPCGPGLVAPDHLSCGAQCHLKVGNYTYDLTNISSPRSLTAGTLFTSSGTKFYHVFNISICGNTTVNCSNNISYSLDGEPASNTVISRVCRFTLVPGVEGVIEGGHTGKLATQSVSLGDHLVGYSTNTTLMNISVIDEFINPYPAVSPDLHFFYTAPQSTRACPSGRATTLTLRCDPEQPGSGKVVLPTQCPDGTCDGCNFHFLWSSAYACRQCAYEDLTTVHGECVQGFQKVHYITPSHCRHEHAKEGRLVPCSVRLSFLVEVIVLSAVCVALLPCLLLFCLWKKNQRLEYKYMKLVAKESSKDGMMELPPAESCALDDGEEEEVQFSKQPPRGLLGKFKQHKVVATEGRGLLMDSHAPLTLTSKDQLT, from the exons ATGGGGCTGAAACTCACCTGGGGGAACCTGCTGACCTTCCTCATTACTGTGTGGGTCACCTACACCTGCGCCCTTCGTACCTGTCAGCCG GATGACTTTCACTATGAATTCACTGAGTGCGACACGTCAGGGGGCCGGTGGAGGGTGAGTGTGCCTGCCACCAACACCTGTGAGGGGGGAAACCCACGGCCACCAAGGAGGACTCAGGGATGCA GTGTTTCATGTGATCCTGGCTGGTACTTCAATGTGGGAGAGCTGGAGTGTGCGCCCTGCCCCAATGGTACCTACTCACTCGGGGGTGGTGTGCGGTATGACTCCTGGCAGGTCCTTCCTACTGGATTCACAGCTTACACTGAGGTCTTTCGGTCAGCCTTTTTCTTCAAGGGCCGGAGACATGGGGACCTAAACtgtagtga ATATGGCTGGCAAACCAAGGGTGATGTCATCGCTAGCAAGGGAGGGCCCTGTGCTGCCTTTCTTATGTACACTGTCAAGTTAGTCAAGCCTGGAGCTGTCACTTATGTCTACCAATACACCGATGAGGATATTATCTTTGAATTTGAG GCCCAAGATGAGGAGTGTCAGATCATCACAGAAAGGGAGGGTGCTAAGTGGCCACCCCTCACCCCTGAAGGACAGTGGAAGAAGAGGACCCTGACGCTAGACCCTGGTGTGTATGTGCTGCATTGGAAGACCATTGGCATTGAGGTACATGGACCATCAAGACCTGTGCTGATCAAGAGTGTGCATATTAGTG GCGTGGCCCACTCATCAGAATGCTCGCCATGTCCTGAGGGAACATTCAGTGGGCCGGCAGCCTCAGAGTGTCAGGAATGCCAAGAAAACACCTACTCCCCTCGCCGTTCCTCTACTTGTGAAATGTGCAACAGTGTGACTGAGTATGCACCGAAGCGATCTGGGAAGTGTCTGCCGCGGCCCCCCTGCACCTCCAGTGACTACTATGAGGTGGACTCTGCTTGTAATGAGAagaaccag ACCTATGCAGTGTACAAGTGGGTGGAGCCAATGGTGTGCCGGCAGTCACTGGAGGGCTCCGTGTCGCTGCCCCCCTCAGGCAAGATGAAGCCCTGCCCACCCTGTAATGCTGGCATGCACTACATTCCTGGCCAAG GGTGTATGTTCTGCCCTCGGAACCACTTTGGGGATGGTGTGTCGCCCTGCCAGGCCTGCCCCCCCAACACCGCCCCCAACTATGGCTACCAGTACCAGTGGTGGACTACCCTACCCCCCAACATGGCCTCCACATGCATGTCCTATGATG ATGTCGGATGCAGCAGTCCATATGGATGGCAAGAGGCGGGTGACCACATCCACACCAGGAGAGGAAATGTGGATGATGCGTATCTGGTGCTCAGTCTCAAG GTGTGGGGTTTCCGAGGGCGTGAAGGATTTGTAGGAGGCAGGCTGATGGAAGTAGGACGCATATCCTTTACCTTTGAGCTGTCCTGCACTTCGGACTGTCAGTTTGTCTTCATGGAG GCCTCAAGTAAGAATGATGCCAAACCCCTGCAAGTGTGGACAGGCTCACAGCCCAGGCAGTTCTACAGTTATCTTATCACCCGTAACGATTCCTACAGCTTCTCCTGGTCATTCCAAAAG GTGCCTTGGGAGGAGAGTTCCATCAAGCCCCGGGGGTCACTGCGACTCTTTGAAACTGATGTGGCCAAGATCTTCAATATAAATGTTTCGAACACTGTGGAGGGAGGTGCCTCTAGCTGTCTGCCTTGcttccag CCTCACCCggtcaccccatcaccccagcaGGCACAGGCAGCAGCAGGGTGCATACCATGTCCTGCGGGTCACTACATAGAGAAAAACAGTACTGAGTGCACCCCCTGCCCCCCCAACACTGTGGTGACTGACCCCCTCCCTTACGGCCCGGAGTCCTGCCTGCCCTGTGGCCCTGGATTGGTGGCCCCCGATCACCTCTCCTGTGGTGCGCAGTGTCACCTCAAAGTGGGGAATTATACCTATGACCTCACAAATATCAGCAG CCCCAGGAGCCTGACAGCGggcaccctcttcacctcctctggCACCAAGTTCTACCACGTATTCAACATTTCCATCTGCGGCAACACCACTGTCAACTGTTCTAACAATATCTCCTACTCACTGGACGGAGAACCTGCATCCAACACA GTGATATCCCGAGTGTGCCGCTTCACCCTGGTGCCGGGAGTGGAGGGGGTGATAGAGGGAGGCCACACAGGCAAGCTGGCCACACAGTCAGTATCCCTGGGTGACCATCTGGTAGGGtactccaccaacaccaccctcATGAACATCTCTGTCATCGATGAGTTCATCAACCCCTACCCAGCAGTGTCCCCTGACCTCCACTTCTTCTACACCGCACCTCA GTCAACGAGGGCATGTCCCAGTGGGCGGGCGACAACCCTGACCCTGCGGTGTGACCCTGAGCAGCCAGGGTCAGGAAAGGTGGTGCTGCCTACCCAATGCCCAGATGGGACTTGTGACGGCTGCAACTTTCACTTCCTGTGGTCATCTGCCTACGCCTGCCGCCAGTGTGCCTATGAAGACCtaac cacggTGCATGGGGAGTGTGTGCAGGGATTCCAGAAGGTGCATTACATCACACCCAGCCACTGCCGGCATGAACACGCCAAGGAGGGTCGTCTTGTGCCCTGCTCTGTGCGCCTCTCCTTCCTGgtggag gtgaTTGTGctgagtgctgtgtgtgtggcgcTGCTGCCATGCCTCCTGCTGTTCTGCCTGTGGAAGAAGAACCAGCGTTTGGAATACAAGTACATGAAGCTGGTGGCCAAGGAGTCatccaag gaCGGCATGATGGAGCTGCCACCGGCTGAGTCGTGTGCGCTGgatgacggggaggaggaggaggtgcagttCAGCAAGCAACCCCCAAGAGGTTTGCTGGGGAAGTTCAAACAGCATAAAGTTGTG GCTACAGAGGGCCGTGGCTTGCTGATGGACTCTCATGCacccctcactctcacctccaAGGACCAGCTCACCTGA